One genomic segment of Arcobacter porcinus includes these proteins:
- a CDS encoding HsdM family class I SAM-dependent methyltransferase: MENKINRITDILRRDDGISGAMHYTEQISWILFLKFLSDLEDSKYIDAQLDGENYTYILEEKYRWNIWATPKKDGKIDLLNAQSGDDLLDFVNKELFPYLKSFKSISENPKSIKYKIGAIFEFLDNRIANGHTLREILDIIDNMDFHSQSDLFQLSIIYEKLLKDMGSDGGNSGEFYTPRPLIKVITDVVNPTIGQTIYDPAVGSCGFLIEAYNHIRYIDVEKNIQRELSTDQLKFLNEDTFFGNEKTPLSYVMGVMNMILHGIESPNISKSNTLTKNIRGLEEKDRFDCILANPPFGGKEKEQIQSNFPIKSNATELLFLQHMMNHLKLGGRCGVVIPEGVLFQTNNAFASVKKELLEKFNIHTILSLPSGVFLPYSAVKTNVVFFDRAGSTSDIYYYEVNPPYKLTKNKPIVLEHFSEFLESWKDRKITEKSWIVNVNDIKDFDLSAKNPNKNEKIEHKSPIELVENIKLNNALINDLLDEVEDILIGKSVE; encoded by the coding sequence TTGGAAAACAAAATAAACAGAATAACAGACATCCTAAGAAGAGATGATGGAATAAGTGGTGCTATGCACTACACAGAACAAATCTCTTGGATTTTGTTTTTAAAATTTTTATCAGATTTAGAAGATAGCAAATACATAGATGCACAGCTAGATGGAGAGAACTATACATATATTTTGGAAGAGAAGTATAGATGGAATATTTGGGCAACTCCAAAAAAAGATGGAAAGATAGATCTATTAAATGCACAAAGTGGAGATGATTTACTTGATTTTGTAAATAAAGAGTTATTTCCATATTTAAAAAGTTTCAAATCTATAAGTGAAAATCCAAAATCTATCAAATATAAAATAGGTGCAATATTTGAGTTTTTGGATAATCGTATTGCAAATGGTCATACTCTTAGAGAAATCCTTGATATTATTGATAATATGGATTTTCATAGCCAATCAGACCTTTTTCAACTATCAATTATTTATGAAAAACTTCTAAAAGATATGGGAAGTGATGGTGGAAATAGTGGAGAGTTTTATACTCCTCGCCCTCTTATAAAAGTAATCACAGATGTTGTAAACCCTACAATTGGACAAACTATTTATGATCCAGCAGTTGGGAGTTGTGGATTTTTGATTGAAGCTTATAATCATATAAGATATATAGATGTAGAAAAAAACATTCAAAGAGAGTTATCAACAGATCAACTAAAATTTTTAAATGAAGATACATTTTTTGGAAATGAAAAAACTCCACTATCTTATGTAATGGGTGTTATGAATATGATTTTACATGGAATAGAATCTCCAAATATAAGTAAATCAAACACTTTAACAAAAAATATTAGAGGACTTGAAGAGAAAGATAGATTTGATTGTATTTTAGCAAATCCTCCTTTTGGTGGAAAAGAGAAAGAGCAAATACAAAGCAATTTCCCAATAAAATCAAATGCAACAGAGTTGCTCTTTTTACAACATATGATGAATCATTTAAAACTTGGTGGTAGATGTGGAGTTGTAATTCCTGAGGGTGTTTTGTTTCAAACAAACAATGCCTTTGCAAGTGTAAAAAAAGAGTTGCTAGAGAAGTTTAATATACACACTATTTTATCTCTTCCTAGTGGAGTTTTTTTGCCTTATAGTGCAGTTAAAACAAATGTTGTTTTCTTTGATAGAGCTGGAAGTACAAGCGATATTTACTACTATGAAGTAAATCCACCATATAAACTTACAAAAAATAAGCCAATTGTTTTAGAGCATTTTTCTGAGTTTTTAGAATCTTGGAAAGATAGAAAAATCACAGAAAAATCTTGGATAGTAAATGTAAATGATATAAAAGATTTTGATTTAAGTGCAAAAAATCCAAATAAAAATGAGAAGATAGAGCACAAAAGCCCAATAGAACTTGTGGAAAATATAAAACTAAACAATGCTTTGATAAATGATTTGCTAGATGAGGTTGAAGATATTTTGATTGGGAAAAGTGTTGAATAA